TAGAACATCCTGATTAGCGATACATTATATAAGGAACGTTTCTTGTTATTATCTCCTAGGAGTCAATATGATGaagatgatgtcgtgtccgcgttacaacggTAAGctgggtgcagtagcttctaaaGGTAACGGCCTCATAGCACCCGAGAGCAGAgcagtctgacttctagctcatatgaagacgatactcacacattcgcttgacCAGCCCCTTTATACaggggggggggacattcacacacctcacagagagaagaCAGGGTAAAGTCtcactggtgtggcgtggtgtgaagaagggggtgccagctccggtgtcgtcctcgtcatctgaccgcggttcaaaatgacgaggtctgtcccaaaatagccctagtgttgctttacaacgggacgttattataactaaactaaactaaactaaacacagGGTAAAGGACAACCAGGCCCggggcgcccagatcacgggaaagacgcgctacctccAGGCCAGGATGCCGGTAGTCAAAATGATTTAATCATATTATGAATTCTACGAGACAACCTTATTGTTTGTCCTAGACAAGATAAGCAATATGAGTTATTTTGTAACTGGCagataaaatgttaatgttttctTTGGACATTTATTCCGAAGCAggattttcactttcatttttatttccaggTATATACGGGCCGCGGTGGctcggtggtaaggtctcggcttcggaaccggagggtttcaggttcgtgacccgattccaccgaagaaccgtcgtgtaaaggggtctgttgcacgttaaatccgtcatgaccaaacgttctcccgctggtgtgatgtggtgtggtgtggagaggggggtgccagctcaggtatcgtcctcgtcatctgaccgtggttcaaaatgacgaggtccgtcccaaaatagccctagtgttgcttcaaacgggacgttaatataaccaaaccaatccAGGTATATACACTCCTTAATTTGCACCCGAATTAGTTTGTTGTAGActgattcaatttaattcataattttaatcacatcaaaataaagaatgatataaaaattgcttttcatcgGTTAGGTTCTTAATCATTTAACaacttaaaatatcaataatctggtcgaacaagctggtcgcctcaggccttcaaaattattaataaagctaGCGAACGAGTATGAACTGAAAggaattagtaataataataatgaagattgGGACTCGATTCGGGATCTGAAGATTACGGGTTCAAGAACCGATGAATCCGAGACCGAAGTTTGGAGAATGATGAGCCATTATAGATACTGTTTTCATTTTCTAACCATGACTTTAAATTACGCATCTTAAGCTATTGTAGCTTTAAAAAGGTGATTCAATCTCAgtaattgaacatttaaaaattagtttttaccatttttcttaattttaactcaCTCATTTATTACACTCATGtgaacatttttatctttataatattttttatttataaaatccacttcttttatttaaaatacatctacAAAAGATAGCTTACAATGTGAAATGCTCACagggctcggtggcgcaacggtagcgcgtctgactccagatcagaaggttgcgtgttcaaatcacgtccgggtcaatTATTTTAGTGTCGAACTTTACTTTTATCTTAAACATGCAGCCATCCAGTTTCTATACAGTTTATTCTTATCCAAATTATTaatccttaacagaactaaaagaataaaatagatgcgtttttataaaaatatattttatcaagcGGAACTTCTCAAAAGAcaatccaaataaattatttaaactcctAAATCCACTGAAAGACAAAATTGCAAAAAGATTTTAGAGAAAGTGTCAGAGAGTAAAGCATAGTGAAAACCTcgttttaaatgtgaaaaaatcgAGAACTGATGcaataatacattttcttcattatatttttaaaaatttgagatattACCTTTCTTTTGTACTTaatcgtatacgaaatatataaagaagaattatTGTCGTAAAAAATGAGTTCAAATTACATACTCGGTTTTCTAGACTATATTAAACGCATCCCAGCGATTGATCACGAAAAAGTAAGCTTTACTAATAGACTCTTTACTATTATTCGTCAATGGGCTGCGGTTAATAATATGCAATTACctatttcctatttattattataaagtaggTGTCTCTCATGtacgggactctgaaaataaaaatctgagcactcttgGCTTTCACTGGCGCAAGGTCAACAATCTTTTTGCGGGAATGaatctcgcataatctctaatacctttattagagattatgcgagaaactTCTGTGATTATTCGTTCTGtttcacactttttaattttccattttatatctgagcactataatataatttaataaagtaatataaacactAATGCTTAAAAGGTATTTGTATTAAGCTATAAAAGGATTGCTTTTGACAGCTAAAGTCACCCAGTATTTTCAATGATAAAGAGAAAAGGACACATTTTACTTGACTAGTGCAAGATGTATTTGCACAATGCTACATGACTCTAAAATAACATCTTATTAAGTAAtagtgcataatattttttattttcagattaagcaaacttttttttaaataatattttaaccctttaaagggccattttttttctagtcatatgatgttaaaatatttttaggcttgaaattagaataagaaaagggattcattcagcttattagataaattaaattaaattaattaattaatttggttaattaataattaagtaacaaatcaagacacatcattttgtctgagataaagaactgaagcctctaagattctgacttactaaaaaaatgtgtcagaaatGATGCCAAccaacataattttatacaaagattgataaatttggtgggaagcatatttcccatgctcctagaaagggttaacttatcaaattatatattacatatattatatatttttataatttatataataatatttaatataatatttatattttaataacatttacttttttataactttttataaattataattatattttatatatattttaaaaaatatatgaaatatattttttatataatataatttttagtttaagtaACCTTAAGCTGGCaggcataaataatatttaatatttttctaaatagtatttaaataaaaaaaaaaatattttatattattaaattctatgcTTTTTTTCGCTGCCCCATATTAAGCCATCActctctaaaataatattatatttcattatgtaatattttatatttcttattcattgaCATCATATTAGTATGTAATCGAATTTTAAAACGATTCGAAACTGCAGCATCCCGTAACTCCACAGAATACATATTGTccagataattcttttttaaaagaacaatctTCTGTGATGGGCACGCTTTAGTTCTAAATGACCAGTGGTATGAAAAACATCGCCAATCCACACTCCATCATCCAAGAGGGTTTAAAGGCGGTCACCACTGGGATGGACACGCACGACAACACCCGCTCCCCTCCGAGCGCCTTCTGGAAAAggaactttttttagaaattcggCCACTTGGACAAGAGAAAAGATAGTTTATTTTGATGTTCTTATTGTTGTCGGAAATCGTAATGCGTGAGAAGGCAGACGACTTTTTCGCACGGTAAGCCCCTGTGGCTTGACTGATAGAGCAAGAGTGGTATAAATAGGAGGACAACTCCGTCCTTCGGTGTCACACGATTTTTGTCGTGCACCCCTCAGTGGTAATTTGCTATCGAGATGCTATCGAAGGTAAGTGTTGTTTAGTTATCCCCACTGCCAGATGTTTTCTGGttagcagcaaaatacaatattCACCGTTTGTGCAAACGATTTTATGTAATTGAGCGGATGGCAGTatgtaatattatgaaaattttcttatctttttgttttttaggattatataattattatttttatataggatattatatttattaggattatataactttatttttcattgaaatagatTAGTATGCAAAAAATTGctgattaaaatgaatgataatgtttttgaatagttttaaattgaaaatttaaaagtatttctacaGAAAATCAGTTAtcctatattcaatttttttaaggtaGTAAGTAGCCTTACtaccttaaaaaaattgaagtgaaaaattaaaagtgtgcaaatgaaaaaattattaattattttttaatttaattttcgaactggatttttgtgataaaatgttgaattttgaagatcttactttattttatctatcttttcttatatagtttctaaattttttttcaaagattagtGTATACGTCTTGCATAAAAatgtgtatgttttttttaaagtaatttgtttGCTTTTATGGCTCAgctattcgaaaaaaaaagagagttaatattttgttataaaattgagAAGATAAAATCGTGAGGCGGAAATCGaaatattctattcttaaaaacaaagctaaaatatcttattatcttTCTTATAAATCGAGTAATCGTCATGAAGAACAGGGAACCGAAACAGATGTTGAGATATCAGtttctttctttgttaaaaataaaatgaaaatcgtctgcgataataaaataaacgaatggcgaattcattcttttgtttttgcggttacaattatttaaactttttttgaacGTAGCAATACTAATGGCgactagaattatttttagaatttattgtattaatgTCTATTTCAGTATATCtgagttaattttccttttttgtagAGTTTAAGCTTATCATAGTTTACAGTTAGGTGAGACTCGTTCGTTtcaaataagtgttttttttaacgatttatatgaaaacgatattttttaaattgtttccagAAGAGAAACGAAACTCTTTCTatttatgaaaagattaaatattttatctacgaataaaatattgcactattgtaaattttttatagtaatattaattcaaaaattctaaaagttgGTACTTTTGAATTTACAACGGCGATTTGTTTATCGATTCAAAATAGTTGTgatgtttctttcattttattttaattatttctcatgGTAAaggtgataaaataaaaaaaaaaaaatgtaaaagttcaTGAAATTTTCAGGGTTAATTAACCGAAATATATGTTAGCACTAGCCATCAAAAAAGTACTTTGCTCTGAAAACAGTCTGCCTCATTTTACTGAACTTCAAAAAACTTGAAATAccgaatttcaagaatttaaatcaaCATATCAAAGTTGGATACCAAAGGtagctaatattaaatattatataatgtttatttaattgcaGTCTAGgctaaataataaaactttcgtATAACAGAAGTggacatattaaaaataactaatttttttactatgaactatgaattttgttcaaattctcttttgatgaaatttttttaaaaactttagtgGTCATGTGCTGTTGTTCTGACACTATCAGTTATTGTTGGTGTGGCTTTGACAAAAAAGAAGAGCCCTCAGATCGAAAACAACTCACCTCCCAAAAGCTCGAGTGGATCGAGTAGCAGCAGCAGTAGCAGTACCACCACCAGAAAGCCACCAATTACAATAATCGACGACATTGATGACTTGTTGGTGCAGGCCACCGGATGGGGTGGTGGAGGAAacggaggaggaggaggagggtGGCCAAGCCCCGGTGGAAATGGCAAAGGAGGAGGTGGAGGaggtaaacaaatataaattattctctaaaaaagttgtaaaatttattttgtaaatttttgattaacTTCTAGAATACGGctatataaaatctcaaaatatcctCTGTAAATAAGGATTTTGGAATATCAAAACGTTTTCATCCATTTCCTAGTCCATATCATCCATATCAAACGTTTCATCCATTTCATCCTGAAGTAACGTCCCATTCAAATGTTAAGCAGTGGCCTATTATTTCCCCTCTTGTCGGTAAATAATCTTGTTATCACACATATATCtgtaagtaaaagaataaaactattaaaattgctTGTAAGTTACTAATAGTAACTaattaacaaaactatttttaagctaataataaattctaattaaatattcttagtgAGAGATTGTAATGCTTTTGTAGTACGTCATCTGTTCTAACTCATAACCAAATGTAAAGTCTTTTGGTATGACGTAAATAAAAGTTTAGttgtttttgataattaattaattttatatattgactaatctctactaataataaaagtgaaagtaTGTTTGTTTCTATTGACAAAGTGATCAACATAAATTGTCACaaacatactttaaataataatactttaattataattttaattaattaaaaattaaggaaaattctgGCATTTTACCACGATTACTTctgaaaatgctattaaaataattattatatcattttaaaaatgtcttttcaaaaatgttaatgcaacagtttttcactaattttgagaaaatttttgaattttttaaaattctctaaaatgcTTGTCATagctgtaatgaaataaaatgttttttttttaaatcaaacttttaagtAGCATGTTTTtgctctattaaaaataatacaaaaactatcCTCAGTTTTTgcatattgatttaaaaacaaattattttttaaagaaatcaattttattgctatctttaattttacagaagttttaaaaattaactctgTAACATCATTTGCAAAACTTTCTTCCTCTGttggtataaaatatattttatttcatagtcaatattttgtcattaaatgaaattattaattgtcATTAATCAGTCATTTACCCAAAATGACTGAAGGATTCAAAGTTTAAGTTTCAAATTcggaatgtataaaattaaatttattttggaaaattttaatttaatttttaaaaaaaatcacaaatttgtatcataaaacataattgaaaattaagagaagcagaaaaaaaagcattttacaaattaaaatataaattaagccTATATAAcagattaaataataagtaatatgtatatacCAGATTAAAATAATCAGTATCTCAAAACCTCAATATTAGTTTTATAAGAAGAAGAATATTAAAGTGCATGGTTGTATcataatttcattatatgaagCATGAATGGAAATGGAACTCGGTAAGATGCTATTGAAGGATTtcaatttaagtgaaaattaatacattttaaatttaatcctaaataaattttgtaacataGAGATgtagaaattgacatttttattcaataatttcaagtTATTTGGTATCTATTTAGAACTATTAGTTACTTTCAGAAGATCgatgcttgaaaaaaaatattatgatttttaaggaaaaattttatctatagaatatgcaacaaattaaaaattattaaattttgagattttgtttTTCAGCGTCTGCTGGAAACATGACTtggttcttttatatttatttattagaattagcttctatttttgaaacaagtctacaatttacaaaattatttctaagaactTTCGGGCTGCCATCTATTATATAAATAACgaactatttataaatatgccTTGGTATTTAGAACAACGGATTGTATTGACATTCTGATATTATTAAGTAGCCTGACTTGAAGGATATATTAACATTATTagattttcgtaataaatattaaaaaaaaatgatgaaacgaatgattaataaataataaaattaaaattaataataaaacgttCGCATCGCATTTaacaaatgtatttgtttttccGTTTAGACAGCGGTCGTCGTATTCGTTATCTAAgcgtgcttttgccaatgtttccattaatttgaaaattgcgtTCTTTGAACATTGAATCTGAAGCGGGAttttcatttcctcttttatttcgtTATATATTTGTGATGTTTGGCGCCATTGGCGACGTCTGCGGAAAACTAAATCCAACTACGAGtcgactgtctgtcggtctgtactttcagaaataagtaaacacgataattaaaaaacgcactgacttaaatatatcaaatttggtacgaaaATTTGTGACTACACGTGCAGTTTTGTGGCAAATTTTTGCGTCAGTCGGTTGAGAAagcatgtctaaaacacaaattctattttcagatactATAAACCATataccaggaattaatcgccaaataactcgccacgTATGAagcaataaattcagtaaaagtgtTTAATCGacgccaaatttaatattttgtaactattgtacgccagtgccatgtaaggtgttctttttcatgacaaatttaattgagagtatgcgagatagttttagggagaccactagCGCTGGTTTTAAATTTGCATTCGCAGCAATTTGTAGTAAACAAATTCCGTTTACAATTTCAGTCtcatcaaattacaaaataagattttatatcaATGCCATATGTTATTTTAACAGCTAATAGAGCCAATGTTCCGAATGCATAGGCTGGCCACCAAAGATGTTCATACAATACAGTACTAACACCTGTTCTTGTCATTGATAAACCGCGCtagtgatttataaaaaaattaatatttctcttccAGGTCAGTCACTGCAAGTGCAGGCGATTCCAGTGCAGATTAGCATCATGCCATCGATGATGAATGGAGGGAATGGCAAAGGGGGAGGTGGGGGAGGAGGCTGGCCTGCTCCCAGTGGAGGAGGATGGCCCAGTGGCAACGGAAAAGGAGGTGGTGGAGGAGGAGGAGGCGGATGGTCCATGAATGGCGGAGGAGACAAAGCAAAAGGAGGTGGAGGaggtaaatttataaaattttgcgaAGATGTTCAGTAGTAGTGCTGCCATCTCTTGATAAAAAAGTGAACTATTTGTAAATGAGATTTGGAAGTTAAATTGATGGATAACattgaatttcttataaaactCTTATAAAGCTCTTTTTAATGCGGAATTAGTTGATATAATTTCTTGTGTACAAATTTAGTTGCCTAATTTTGCAGTTAACATGGCCACAATGAAATATCCAGTTAAAAAATCCccatctatatttaaaataattagcaaaatcaaAGAAAAGTTCCAGTTCCAACTGTTGGTTCGAGCTTTGCCAATTGTTAGTTTCTATGGAAGCCCATGATTCCTAGATAAGTCATCAGTGGTCATGAGATAAACAAaagacagatatatatatatatatttttatgctttcagCTTATAAGATGTCAGCTCATTAACAATTTAGCtttgtcaattaattttaatcatctgaattttatcacaacaaatggaaataatattttaaatcacattCGCATTAACTTCTATGCTTGTCAAGTGTTGGAACGAATTGGccattaaaattgaagaaattggtTCAGTTGTTAAGGATGGGGGATGCgttccactttttttttacttttgcgaTCTCTAAAATTGGAATGATAAGCGCTGACAGGCGATCTTTGATGACTTATCTAGGGATCACgagtttttctacaaaataaagatataataatgcTGGTTAGTGGTTGTAGTTGAAGCACTCTGTTGTGAGTTTTTTCcccataatgaaatatatagtgAGAGAATTGAAGCAATGGTCCAGGCTGGCTGAGTGGTTAATTGATCtgttatagtattttaaatatatagattgtagatttaataatatcatttctttgtattttttataatttttgcgtTA
The window above is part of the Argiope bruennichi chromosome 7, qqArgBrue1.1, whole genome shotgun sequence genome. Proteins encoded here:
- the LOC129975500 gene encoding ctenidin-1-like — its product is MLSKWSCAVVLTLSVIVGVALTKKKSPQIENNSPPKSSSGSSSSSSSSTTTRKPPITIIDDIDDLLVQATGWGGGGNGGGGGGWPSPGGNGKGGGGGGQSLQVQAIPVQISIMPSMMNGGNGKGGGGGGGWPAPSGGGWPSGNGKGGGGGGGGGWSMNGGGDKAKGGGGGKFIKFCEDVQ